A window of Paremcibacter congregatus contains these coding sequences:
- a CDS encoding NAD(P)H-quinone oxidoreductase, producing the protein MTQQLPELMTAIEISEFGGPDVLKPTKVSLPELRHDEVLIKVAAAGVNRPDIMQRTGMYPAPKGVSKLPGLEVAGEIVAFGSSLAEKNKTSLNIGDQVVALVAGGGYAEYCAAPALQCLPVPKGLSMEEAAGLPETFFTVWSNVFDRGGLQAGESFLVHGGTSGIGTTAIQLAKAFGATVITTSGSEEKANFCVDLGADLAINYKTHDFAEEVRKFTEGKGVNLLLDMIAGDYMKRNFISMAVEGRIVMIAVQRGPKVKVNVLPIMLKRLTFTGSTLRARETSFKAEIAQNLLTKVWPLIEDGTVKPVISKIFPATDAAEAHRYLESGKSIGKTILKF; encoded by the coding sequence ATGACCCAACAGCTGCCCGAGCTGATGACTGCCATTGAAATTTCAGAATTTGGCGGCCCCGACGTCCTGAAACCAACCAAGGTCTCCCTGCCCGAATTGCGCCACGACGAGGTTTTGATCAAAGTGGCTGCCGCCGGAGTCAACCGGCCTGACATCATGCAGCGCACCGGCATGTATCCGGCACCCAAAGGGGTATCCAAACTGCCCGGCCTGGAAGTGGCAGGTGAAATCGTCGCCTTTGGCAGCAGCCTTGCTGAAAAAAACAAAACCAGCCTCAACATTGGCGATCAAGTCGTCGCTCTGGTCGCCGGTGGCGGATATGCGGAGTATTGCGCGGCGCCTGCCCTGCAATGCCTACCTGTTCCGAAAGGACTGAGTATGGAAGAAGCCGCCGGTCTTCCGGAAACCTTCTTCACGGTCTGGTCCAATGTCTTCGACCGGGGCGGATTACAGGCCGGGGAAAGCTTCTTGGTGCACGGGGGCACCTCCGGCATTGGAACGACCGCCATTCAGCTTGCCAAGGCCTTTGGCGCCACCGTGATCACCACCTCCGGCAGTGAAGAGAAGGCCAATTTCTGTGTCGATCTCGGCGCCGACCTTGCGATCAACTATAAAACCCATGATTTCGCCGAGGAAGTGCGAAAATTCACGGAGGGCAAAGGGGTCAACCTGTTGCTTGACATGATTGCCGGCGACTATATGAAACGGAATTTTATTTCCATGGCGGTAGAGGGCCGCATTGTTATGATTGCGGTGCAGCGCGGACCTAAAGTAAAGGTCAATGTTTTGCCGATCATGCTAAAACGGCTGACCTTTACCGGCTCGACACTGCGGGCCCGGGAAACATCCTTCAAGGCGGAAATCGCCCAGAACCTGCTGACCAAGGTCTGGCCTTTGATTGAAGATGGCACGGTCAAGCCGGTGATCAGTAAGATCTTCCCCGCCACCGATGCCGCAGAAGCACACCGCTATTTGGAAAGTGGAAAAAGCATAGGCAAGACAATTTTGAAATTCTAG
- a CDS encoding DUF1192 family protein: MSDFDLEEEMGLSKDAALAVLLREDLEVHSAEVLKMRISLLQDEIKRTEEAIALKSDAQKRAEDFFKKI; encoded by the coding sequence ATGTCAGATTTTGATCTAGAGGAAGAAATGGGGTTGTCGAAGGATGCGGCCTTGGCGGTGCTTTTGAGAGAAGACCTTGAAGTGCATTCGGCGGAAGTTCTGAAAATGCGCATTAGCCTGTTGCAGGATGAGATAAAGCGCACCGAAGAGGCGATTGCCTTGAAAAGTGATGCACAGAAGCGGGCGGAGGATTTCTTTAAAAAAATATGA
- a CDS encoding Hsp20 family protein, with translation MRSMDLTPLLRSSIGFDHINRLLDNALASNEATYPPYNIEKLSEDDYRITVALAGFAEEDLDVSISDGVLIVSANNNQDQTEEAEDRYLHRGIAKRSFERRFRLAETIRVMGATLENGLLTIDLQREVPEHLKPRKIKISSGDTSKKAKIVDHKAA, from the coding sequence ATGCGTTCAATGGATTTAACCCCCCTTCTCAGATCATCCATCGGATTTGACCACATCAACCGCCTGCTCGATAATGCACTTGCCAGCAACGAGGCGACTTATCCGCCTTACAACATCGAGAAACTGAGCGAAGATGATTATAGAATTACGGTAGCCCTCGCCGGTTTTGCCGAAGAAGATCTGGATGTGTCAATCAGCGATGGCGTCCTGATTGTATCCGCCAACAACAACCAGGACCAGACAGAAGAAGCCGAAGATCGCTATCTGCATCGTGGTATCGCCAAGCGTTCGTTTGAACGACGTTTCCGGCTGGCGGAAACCATCCGCGTCATGGGCGCTACCCTTGAAAACGGCCTGCTGACCATTGATCTTCAGCGCGAGGTCCCAGAACATCTCAAACCGCGCAAAATCAAGATCAGCAGCGGCGACACATCCAAAAAAGCGAAAATTGTGGACCATAAGGCTGCTTGA
- a CDS encoding DUF1465 family protein — MTRKEISENEPVDARFLNKSYQEAMALTQDVAHYFEEQYAQPHNYRSEAGDEIFYASESLRISSCLMHVMSWFLVQKGVAAGEITREEAGAPKMRLGAKKICLVDVDPTKGNLPTALMHFLEKSQNLYRQVARMDRMVYGEIEDMDTNPVHQLMDRIQKNDGLD; from the coding sequence ATGACGCGCAAAGAAATCTCCGAAAATGAGCCGGTGGATGCCCGCTTCTTAAACAAGTCCTATCAGGAAGCCATGGCTCTTACCCAGGATGTGGCGCATTATTTTGAAGAGCAGTATGCCCAACCTCATAACTATCGGTCGGAAGCTGGAGATGAAATTTTTTATGCCAGTGAAAGTCTTCGGATTTCGTCTTGTCTGATGCATGTCATGTCGTGGTTTTTGGTGCAAAAAGGTGTGGCGGCGGGGGAAATCACCAGAGAAGAGGCAGGGGCTCCGAAAATGCGTCTTGGGGCGAAAAAGATATGCCTGGTCGACGTTGATCCGACAAAAGGCAACCTACCGACAGCTTTAATGCATTTTCTGGAAAAATCACAAAACCTGTATCGTCAGGTGGCGCGTATGGACCGCATGGTTTATGGCGAGATCGAGGATATGGATACCAACCCTGTTCATCAGCTGATGGATCGTATTCAGAAGAATGACGGGCTGGACTAG
- the rpmE gene encoding 50S ribosomal protein L31 — MKQNIHPDYHEINVVMTDGSTYKTFSTWGKEGDTMTLEVDPKSHPAWTGGTKKIADKGRVAQFNKRFGSFKLAK; from the coding sequence ATGAAACAAAATATTCACCCAGACTACCATGAAATCAACGTGGTCATGACGGACGGCAGCACCTACAAAACTTTCTCCACATGGGGTAAAGAAGGTGACACAATGACTTTGGAAGTTGATCCAAAATCCCATCCAGCCTGGACGGGCGGAACAAAGAAAATTGCCGACAAAGGACGCGTTGCACAGTTCAACAAGCGTTTTGGCAGCTTCAAACTGGCAAAATAA
- a CDS encoding ABC transporter transmembrane domain-containing protein, which translates to MSRTGNYSDAGSSQDFAPKKDVSQLSLLWGFLRHYKKTMVAALVALFLAAGATLLIPVAFRRMVDVGFSGDRADLINVYFMMLLVVALLLATATFARYYFVSWLGERVVTDIRLAVYNNVIRLSPTFFEKNMSGDIISRLTTDTSVIQSVVGSTVSVALRNVLMLIGGLIMMAVTSPKLLGLVLLVVPVVVVPIIFLGRKVRKLSGETQDKVAEASAQANETIGAVQTVQAFTQEIREAIRFGGYVERAFDTSVQRIKMRAWLTGIVILLIFGAMDLVLWIGASDVVSGKMTGGEMVSFVMYAALVAGAVGALSEVYGELQRAAGAISRCVEIIHTEPEIKAPEHPIDLPVPYEGRIEFRNVGFTYPSRPDDHVLNDFSLSVAKGESLAIVGPSGAGKSTVFQMIQRFYDPARGEILVDGVNIAQADPEEVRKRLAIVPQETIIFAASVEENIRYGNPEASDELVRAAAVAARADEFIDKLPGGMKSYLGERGTRLSGGQRQRIAIARAVLRDAPILLLDEATSSLDAESEKKVQSALDVLMKDRTTLVVAHRLATVLKADRIVVMEAGRIVSIGTHEELLGQGGLYARLANLQFGERLSA; encoded by the coding sequence ATGTCACGAACGGGTAATTATAGTGACGCAGGATCCAGTCAGGATTTTGCACCGAAGAAAGACGTCAGCCAATTGAGCCTGCTTTGGGGCTTTCTGAGGCATTACAAAAAGACCATGGTCGCTGCTTTGGTGGCTTTGTTTCTTGCGGCCGGCGCGACCCTGTTGATCCCGGTGGCCTTCCGCCGCATGGTTGATGTTGGTTTTTCCGGTGACAGGGCGGATCTGATCAATGTTTATTTCATGATGTTGTTGGTGGTGGCGTTGTTGCTGGCGACAGCGACATTTGCCCGCTATTACTTTGTTTCCTGGCTGGGGGAGCGGGTGGTGACCGATATTCGTCTGGCGGTCTATAATAATGTCATACGGCTGAGCCCGACCTTTTTCGAGAAAAATATGTCCGGGGATATCATTTCCCGTCTGACTACCGACACCAGTGTTATTCAATCCGTGGTCGGATCGACCGTATCGGTTGCGCTGCGCAATGTGTTGATGCTGATCGGCGGGTTGATCATGATGGCGGTGACCAGCCCCAAATTGTTGGGACTGGTGCTTTTGGTGGTGCCGGTAGTCGTGGTGCCGATTATTTTCCTCGGGCGGAAGGTGCGGAAATTATCCGGAGAGACACAGGACAAGGTCGCCGAAGCCAGCGCCCAGGCGAATGAAACCATCGGGGCGGTGCAGACGGTACAGGCCTTCACCCAGGAAATAAGAGAGGCAATCAGGTTTGGGGGGTATGTTGAGCGGGCCTTTGATACCTCGGTACAGCGTATCAAGATGAGAGCCTGGTTGACCGGCATCGTTATTCTGTTGATTTTCGGGGCGATGGATCTGGTGCTGTGGATCGGGGCGTCTGATGTGGTGTCCGGTAAGATGACAGGCGGTGAAATGGTGTCTTTTGTCATGTATGCTGCGTTGGTGGCGGGCGCCGTAGGGGCGCTTAGCGAGGTATATGGTGAATTGCAGCGGGCGGCGGGCGCCATTAGCCGGTGTGTCGAAATCATCCATACAGAACCCGAGATCAAGGCGCCTGAACATCCAATTGATCTGCCGGTGCCCTATGAAGGTCGTATTGAATTTCGCAATGTCGGTTTTACTTATCCGTCCCGGCCGGATGATCATGTTCTCAATGATTTTTCCTTATCTGTGGCGAAGGGCGAAAGTCTCGCCATTGTCGGCCCGTCCGGGGCCGGCAAGTCTACGGTGTTTCAGATGATCCAGCGTTTCTATGACCCGGCGCGTGGGGAAATTCTGGTCGATGGCGTGAATATAGCACAGGCGGACCCGGAAGAGGTGCGGAAGCGTTTGGCGATTGTGCCGCAGGAAACCATTATCTTTGCTGCCAGTGTTGAAGAAAATATACGGTATGGCAACCCGGAAGCCAGTGACGAATTGGTGCGCGCCGCCGCCGTTGCCGCCCGGGCGGATGAGTTTATTGATAAATTGCCCGGAGGTATGAAAAGTTATCTCGGCGAGCGCGGGACCCGCCTGTCCGGAGGGCAGCGCCAGCGCATCGCGATCGCCAGGGCAGTGCTTCGGGATGCGCCAATTCTGCTTCTGGATGAGGCGACCTCATCTCTTGATGCGGAAAGCGAGAAAAAGGTACAGAGCGCGCTGGATGTACTGATGAAAGACCGTACGACTCTGGTTGTCGCACATCGGCTGGCTACCGTTCTGAAGGCAGACCGGATTGTGGTGATGGAAGCCGGCCGGATCGTCAGTATTGGCACCCATGAGGAGCTTCTGGGTCAAGGAGGGCTTTATGCCCGCCTGGCGAACCTGCAGTTCGGGGAACGGCTTTCCGCTTAA
- a CDS encoding peptidoglycan -binding protein, producing the protein MALLRNGRRPVSSQDNSWPGFVDALSTMLLVIIFLLSIFMLAQFFLGQALSSKEDILDKLRAEIFDLQDSLAIQQQINNDLNIEFNRISSDLQEANISKEDLTARILELESDLADAQGKSTRVKRTSEEQIQAIRDLEKRYRESTATLAREKQLTQAANRKIDLLNHQITTLRKQLSVLNAALEASELKDKEQRASIHNLSQRLNAALASKVQELNQFRSEFFGQLKKVLGNRSDIRIQGDRFVFQSEVLFSSGSATLGPAGQNEMAKLATALKQISANIPKNIDWVLRVDGHTDILPIRTEQFPSNWDLSTARALSVVKYLISQGIPPERLAATGFGQFHPLDARSTPDALKRNRRIEMRLTQR; encoded by the coding sequence ATGGCCCTTTTGCGGAACGGTAGACGGCCGGTATCCTCCCAGGATAACAGTTGGCCCGGATTTGTCGACGCCCTGAGCACCATGTTATTGGTGATCATCTTTCTCCTGTCGATTTTTATGCTGGCGCAATTTTTCCTCGGGCAGGCCTTGTCCAGCAAGGAAGACATCCTTGATAAATTACGCGCCGAGATTTTCGATCTCCAGGATAGTCTTGCCATACAGCAGCAAATCAATAATGACCTGAATATCGAATTCAATCGCATATCGTCCGACCTTCAGGAAGCCAATATTTCCAAGGAAGACCTGACCGCCCGTATTCTGGAACTGGAATCCGACCTTGCCGATGCCCAGGGGAAGTCCACCCGGGTCAAACGCACCAGCGAAGAACAGATACAGGCCATTCGTGATCTGGAAAAACGATATCGGGAATCGACCGCGACCCTGGCCCGGGAAAAACAACTGACCCAGGCAGCCAACCGCAAAATTGATTTGCTTAATCATCAGATCACCACCCTGCGCAAACAACTTTCGGTTCTCAATGCCGCCCTCGAAGCATCCGAACTGAAGGATAAAGAACAACGCGCCTCGATCCACAACCTCAGCCAACGGCTAAATGCCGCGCTGGCCTCTAAAGTACAGGAACTAAACCAGTTCCGTTCTGAATTTTTCGGTCAGCTGAAAAAGGTACTGGGTAACCGCAGTGACATTCGTATTCAAGGCGACCGCTTCGTCTTTCAGTCAGAGGTGCTCTTTAGCTCCGGCTCCGCCACACTCGGCCCCGCTGGTCAGAATGAAATGGCCAAGCTTGCCACTGCCCTGAAACAGATTTCGGCAAATATTCCCAAAAATATCGACTGGGTATTACGGGTTGATGGCCATACGGACATACTGCCGATCCGCACCGAACAGTTCCCGTCTAACTGGGACTTGTCAACAGCCCGGGCCTTGTCGGTGGTTAAATATCTGATCAGTCAAGGCATCCCCCCGGAAAGGCTGGCCGCCACCGGTTTTGGCCAGTTCCACCCGTTGGATGCCCGCAGCACCCCCGATGCCTTGAAACGCAACCGTCGCATTGAAATGCGCCTGACCCAACGCTAA
- a CDS encoding MotA/TolQ/ExbB proton channel family protein, whose product MTRPQKYLTRITLFLIPIMLLCVPLYPRLKDAFATNPALNGLIGGVLLVGIFLSIRQVTSLSPAVAWIEKYRNGSDNPDDLPVTSEGTPKLIAPMVAMMGETDQKLSLSTLSMRTILDGIAARMDEGREITRYFISLLIFLGLLGTFWGLLGTLGAIGETIGNLTVSSNDISILFEELKAGLTAPLQGMGTAFSSSLFGLAGSVVLGFIDLQAGQAQSRFFNDLEDWLSSVTKLSRGGSSLSLEGGDASVPAYVSALLEQSADSLDNLHNVIARSEERRNDVNTAMLNLSEQLSTLTDSQSEMRVVLKKMLELFASQISEEDEKIQVKHLRNIDVQVKYLTEETVKGQNQFNDTLKSEFKLLARTISAMADKAPVRTAISEQGRGRDRDSQIPPAQETASDRATPQKNDAPTPPVSPDAPPATPVAKDELDYDMPTPKPKGNKKPLFTTSKKLTARKDD is encoded by the coding sequence ATGACCAGACCCCAGAAGTATCTGACCAGAATAACACTTTTTCTGATTCCTATTATGCTGCTCTGCGTGCCTCTCTATCCCCGCCTGAAAGATGCCTTCGCCACCAACCCCGCGCTGAATGGTCTGATTGGCGGTGTTTTGTTGGTTGGAATATTCCTGTCAATCCGTCAGGTCACCAGCCTGAGCCCGGCGGTTGCCTGGATTGAAAAATACCGGAACGGGTCCGATAACCCGGACGATCTGCCCGTAACCTCCGAAGGCACCCCAAAACTCATTGCCCCCATGGTGGCGATGATGGGCGAAACAGATCAAAAACTGTCCCTTTCCACCTTGTCCATGCGAACCATACTTGACGGCATCGCCGCCCGGATGGATGAAGGCCGGGAAATCACCCGTTACTTTATCAGCCTGTTGATCTTTCTTGGTCTGCTGGGTACCTTTTGGGGGCTGTTGGGCACCCTTGGCGCCATTGGCGAAACCATAGGCAACCTAACCGTCAGCTCTAATGATATTTCAATCCTGTTTGAAGAACTGAAAGCCGGCCTCACCGCCCCCCTTCAGGGCATGGGTACGGCCTTCAGCTCCTCACTTTTCGGGCTGGCCGGTTCCGTGGTCCTCGGCTTTATTGATCTGCAGGCAGGCCAGGCCCAAAGCCGGTTCTTTAACGATCTCGAAGACTGGTTGTCGTCTGTCACTAAACTGTCCCGCGGCGGCAGCAGTCTTTCTTTGGAAGGTGGTGACGCCAGCGTACCAGCCTATGTCAGCGCCCTTCTGGAACAATCCGCCGACAGCCTCGACAACCTTCATAACGTTATCGCCCGCAGTGAAGAGCGGCGCAACGATGTCAACACGGCCATGCTCAACCTGTCGGAACAACTGTCAACCCTGACAGACAGCCAGAGCGAAATGCGGGTCGTCTTGAAAAAAATGCTTGAGCTTTTCGCCAGCCAGATTTCAGAAGAAGATGAAAAAATCCAGGTCAAGCACCTGCGCAATATTGATGTTCAGGTTAAATATCTGACCGAAGAAACCGTCAAAGGTCAAAATCAGTTCAATGATACATTAAAATCCGAGTTCAAACTGCTCGCACGCACCATAAGCGCTATGGCCGATAAGGCCCCGGTGCGAACCGCAATTTCAGAACAAGGAAGAGGACGTGATCGTGACTCTCAAATACCGCCGGCCCAAGAAACTGCGTCTGACCGTGCGACGCCGCAAAAAAATGATGCGCCGACGCCGCCTGTTTCTCCTGATGCGCCTCCGGCAACGCCTGTTGCGAAAGATGAACTCGACTACGATATGCCAACCCCAAAACCCAAAGGCAATAAAAAGCCCCTGTTCACCACCAGCAAGAAACTGACCGCCAGAAAGGATGATTGA